The genomic segment caacagaacagctgctgcaggcactgtacacatgaacacacacacacagacacacacacacacacacacacagacacacactgctcgCCACAGCGGTTTGTTTAACTGCACTGGTATCAGCTAGCCGCCTGGTTGATAGTATTCCTTGCAGTCAGACGCGTGGCTCCTGTTAACAACGTTTCACTAATTGCATCGTTCCATGGAACTCATTAATTTACCGTTGTGCTGTGATCCTATAATATCTGGAGTCACTAAAAGTAATTTCAGAAGCAGGGAGAATTTCATAAACGGCTGCTTTTGCATTTTAGTGCTGAGGAGAGAATaatagcttgtgtgtgtctgtgtgtgtgtgtgtgtttctgtgtgtgtgtggcagtgaaATCAAATGTAGTTTTTCAGGATTTTTTCTTCATAATTCATAGTTTTTCTCCGAGGCAGCTGTCAGCAGCACATTTCAGGaagcaaagtgaaaacagaaactcaGGTTTTGGCCGACGGCCACGAGGAAGATTGAAGTGGAAATTACATCTTCTTCAccaaatgtttgtgtctgttgaaaaataaacaacattttccaGCACCGGTCTCATGTTGTTGATTACAGATCAATATGATTTAGTCTCTcacgtcctcctcatcctcctcctccttctcatcctcctcatcttcctcctcatcctcctcatcctcctcctcctcctcctcatcctcaccctcttcatcctcctcctcatcctcctcctcatcctcctcctcctcctcctcctcctcctcctactcctcctcctcctcttcctcctcatcctcatcctcaccctcgtcatcctcctcctcatcctcctcctcatcctcatcctcctcatcctcatccttatcctcatcctcatcctcatcctcatcctcctcatcctcatcctcctcatcctcaccctcttcatcctcctcctcctcatcctcattctcctcctcctcctcctcctcctcctcctcatcctcatcctcatcctcatcctcatcctcctcctcctcatcctcatcctcaccctctatatcctcctcctcatcctcctcctcctcctcctcctcatcctcctcctcgtcctcctcatcctccacatcctcatcctcctcctcatcctcatcctccgcctcatcctcctcatcctcctcctcgtcctccttctcgtcctcctcatcctcctcctcatcctcctcctcatcctcctcgtcctccttctcgtcctcctctcctccttctcctcctcctcatcctcatcctcctcctcctcgtcctcatcatcctcatcctcttcctcatcctcaccctcttcctcctcttcctcctcctcctcctcctcctcctcctcatcctcctcctcatcctcctcgtcctccttctcgtcctcctcatcctcctcctcatcctccttctcctcctcctcatcctcatcctcctcctcctcgtcctcatcatcctcatcctcttcctcatcctcaccctcttcctcctcctcctcctcctcctcctcctcctcctcctcctcctcctcctcctcctcctcctcctcctcatcctcctcctcctcatcctcaccctcttcatcctcctcctcctcatcctcatcctcctcctcctcctcctcatcctcatcctcatcctcatcctcatcctcatcctcatcctcatcctcaccctcttcatcctcctcctcatcctcctcctcctcctcctcatcctcctcctcgtcctcctcatcctccacatcctcatcctcctcctcatcctcattcatcctcatcctccgcctcatcctcctcatcctcctcctcgtcctccttctcgtcctcctcatcctcctcctcatcctcctcctcatcctcctcgtcctccttctcgtcctcctctcctccttctcctcctcctcatcctcatcctcctcctcctcgtcctcatcatcctcatcctcttcctcatcctcaccctcttcctcctcttcctcctcctcctcctcctcctcctcctcatcctcctcgtcctccttctcgtcctcctcatcctcctcctcatcctccttctcctcctcctcatcctcatcctcctcctcctcgtcctcatcatcctcatcctcttcctcatcctcaccctcttcctcctcctcctcctcctcctcctcctcctcctcctcctcctcctcctcctcctcctcctcctcctcctcatcctcctcctcctcatcctcaccctcttcatcctcctcctcctcatcctcatcctcctcctcctcctcctcatcctcatcctcatcctcatcctcatcctcatcctcaccctcttcatcctcctcctcatcctcctcctcctcctcctcatcctcctcctcgtcctcctcatcctccacatcctcatcctcctcctcatcctcatcctcatcctccgcctcatcctcctcatcctcctcctcgtcctccttctcgtcctcctcatcctcctcctcatcctcctcctcatcctcctcgtcctccttctcgtcctcctctcctccttctcctcctcctcatcctcatcctcctcctcctcgtcctcatcatcctcatcctcttcctcatcctcaccctcttcctcctcttcctcctcctcctcctcctcctcctcatcctcctcctcatcctcctcctcatcctcctcgtcctccttctcgtcctcctcatcctcctcctcatcctccttctcctcctcctcatcctcctcctcctcctcctcgtcctcatcatcctcatcctcttcctcatcctcaccctcttcctcctcctcctcctcctcctcctcctcctcctcctcctcctcctcctcctcctcctcctcctcctcctcctcctcctcctcatcctcatcctcatcctcctcatcctcatcctcctcaccctcttcctcctcatcctcctcctcctcagtgtttccAAGTATCATTTCTGTTCCTGAGGAAGCATCTCATTACTCTAAAAAGAGCTGAAAGCATCTTTTCCTCTATTTGCTCGACGCTCACTCTCAAGGTCGTCACGTTCTCAGAGAAGCTCCTTCTGAATAAACTCAATCTGCAGATTGTATTATCTGGTGCCTGGTGTGTTTTCATCGACTGTTGAACCTGAGGAGATGGAGGCATtgaagtgtttctctttgtgctcGTGCAGGAGGGGAaccagaggaggaaggtggcTCAGGTGGGACTCGATGGCGTGCGGCGGACGGACTGGCACGACTACGAAGGGATCAGGAGAGACGCCGCCCGAGTGGGTGAGTCCACGACTCCACTGTGAACATCTGCTCCGTGTGCGTCATGTGATCAGAAGCTGAAAGAACCCATCTGCTCAccgtgaactttgaccttttagtttggtAAAGGTAGAGAAGGTTCACGTCTGCCTTTACTTTTGTGCAGCTGTCATCCTCATTCACAGCCGATATTAATGACCTGCtggtgtgaaatgtgtgttgatTTATTGTGCACTCACTCTGACTCCTGGTAGCATCAGTGTGTGTAGCTTGAACACTGACTCAGTGTTTCTGGTCTGGATTCGTACGCGTCGGTACGTCCAACGTGTTCTGATTTTACTGAGAACATCTGCTCAGTGATGGcacaagaccacacacacacacacacacacacacacacacacacacacacacacacaaatacataaacacatacagCATCTCCACAGTTGTACTCTTGACTCTTTTCTCCGTTATCTGAGactaaaaaaacatgataaagaaatgtcccacaattcACTTGTTTCCACTCTGTTGTGTCATGGTTACAGTAATAACCACGTGGTCATGGAACAGTGGGTTTCGTGGGGTCCGGACTCGAAcacaactctgtgttttcattttaagagGTTGTCATGGTTATGATAATAAAGCCCCAGTGGTGAGACGGTTATGAATAAAAGAAACTATCATCATGATCAGTTTGAAGAGAGAAGGAACCCGAGCGTCCTGTGGTCTCTTTAAACTACGTTACACAATCAGCACGACAACAATCGCTGAAGGTTGTTGAGCTCTAACAAGTAAACATGTAACTATGGGATGTATGAAGCTGATGCACATTCATCCAAAGGGTCATGGGGACGCTTTTATAAAATAAGTCTGTCCTGGATCTGCTCATTTACTCAGATCTGTTCCAACATCGGGTTCCTCGTTGGTTCACGTCCCTCCTCATCACTTCAAGGAGATTCAGAGGTTTCTGAGTGATTCTGTTGAAAatgagacaaacagaaaatggGAAATGGAAATATTAAAACTCCTTGACAGAAGGTGAAAGCACTTGTTGTCACTTCTCTGGAGTAAATGCACATTTCATACTCATAACAGGAGGATGAGCTGCTTGTGCTTTAATCTGCaccagagggacagagggtctCTGTCATGGACTTCACATCTgtccaacaaaaacacatactaCATGTCCTACCACATATCATACTACATGTCCTACTACATGTCCTACTACATGTCCTACTACATGTCCTACTACATGTCCTACCACATGTCATACTACATGTCCTACTACATGTCCTACTACATGTCCTACTACATGTCCTACCACATGTCCTACTACATGTCCTACTACATGTCCTACCACATGTCCTACTACATGTCCTACTACATGTCCTACTACATGTCCTACTACATGTCCTCCTACATGTCATACTACATGTCCTACTACATGTCCTACTACATGTCCTACCACATGTCCTACCACATGTCCTACTACATGTCCTACTACATGTCATACTACATGTCCTACTACATGTCATTCTACATGTCCTACCACATGTCCTACTACATGTCATACTACATGTCCTACTACATGTCCTACCACATGTCATACTACATGTCCTACTACATGTCATTCTACATGTCATTCTACATGTCCTACCACATGTCCTACCACATGTCCTACTACATGTCCTACTACATGTCATACTACATGTCCTACTACATGTCATTCTACATGTCCTACCACATGTCCTACCACATGTCATACTACATGTCATACTACATGTCATACTACATGTCCTACTACATGTCATACTACATGTCATACTACATGTCATTCTACATGTCCTACCACATGTCATACTACATGTCATACTACATGTCATACTACATGTCATTCTACATGTCCTACCACATGTCATACTACATGTCATACTACATGTCATACTACATGTCATACTACATGTCATACTACATGTCagaggtatatatatatacgtccCATAGGGTAATTTGTCTTGggccaaaatgctgcagcagctgtacattgtacaacacacaacaacaacaacaacagtacaCAGGGACATATCACGCAAAGACCCTGAATACTAAAGCAGAATAAAAGTGAGTTGAATATTGCACCTGCCCTAAAAACcctcaaaataataaaacagtaaaaggATAAaggaagacaaatgaaaaacagaaccTGGCGTTAAAACGTAATAAACCGAAGTGTGAAATGTGGCAGAGAAGAGTGCAGAGGTTATTGAGATATATGACTGAATCCACACGTCTGATGGTAACGAGGGATTTGAAATGATATTTActcacagagagaagctgacAAACTGTTCTTActgccttcaaaataaaataaaagagtttagagagagagaggctgatgtCCCTGAACTAACAAAACTGCAAAAACTCACAGACGTGCTTCAACTTAAAAAATCTCACCGATAAAAATCTAATTAAGTAAACCATCAGAAGTTTGAGTGGATATTTGTGAAAGCACCAGACTGAAGCATCTTGTGTGATTCCAGAGAAGTGACAGATCATTTGCAGGAGCTGTCAGCGAGTCGTGGTTCAGTCCGACagcaaaacaacatgaaaatgaaagataaCAAAAGTGATTCACCCGGAATGAAACTTGACTGAGAGGGGAAATAATCTGAAAGTGAATTTTTCTAAATGATTCTCGGACTTTTGCCTGAAAGACGAAGCAGAAGAAAAGAGCTCGTTGAGGAGCTTCTCTCTGAAATGAGGTTTAACCTGACGAGTTATTTTCCACAGTCGTTAGCTTCAGGAGCAGCGACAGATCGTCTCCGCCTAATGGGACTGACTCCAGATCAGCCTCcgtgcaggagtgtgtgtgtgtgtgtctgtgga from the Platichthys flesus chromosome 15, fPlaFle2.1, whole genome shotgun sequence genome contains:
- the LOC133969382 gene encoding uncharacterized protein DDB_G0271670-like; protein product: SSSPSSSSSSSSSSSSSSSSSSSSYSSSSSSSSSSSSPSSSSSSSSSSSSSSSSSSLSSSSSSSSSSSSSSSSSSPSSSSSSSSSFSSSSSSSSSSSSSSSSSSSSSSSSSSSPSISSSSSSSSSSSSSSSSSSSSSTSSSSSSSSSSASSSSSSSSSSFSSSSSSSSSSSSSSSSSFSSSSPPSSPSSSSSSSSSSSSSSSSSSSSSSSFSSSSSSSSSSFSSSSSSSSSSSSSSSSSSSSSSPSSSSSSSSSSSSSSSSSSSSSSSSSSSSSSSPSSSSSSSSSSSSSSSSSSSSSSSSSSSSSSSSPSSSSSSSS